The Scomber japonicus isolate fScoJap1 chromosome 12, fScoJap1.pri, whole genome shotgun sequence sequence tttttttttttttctggttttattcttctttttttgccgCTTTTAAGTTTGGTGAATAGGTTTAACCCACAAAACGTACCTGTTACTTTTAGAGAAATGGGGTCAGGGATGTAACACAGGTCAACAAGGCTATGACATAAGATGAAGCTGTCTaacaaacatagtggagatatttacacactcagcattcaGACATGAAATGGCGAAGGGTAAATGGTAAATAGTCATTTCTGACACAGTCCATGTTAGAGGGGACCATCCTGACAGTTGACCATCACTCTTAtcagtgaacattttaaacattcacaaacttgacttttctcttttttaaattacacaatAAATCCATCTAATGGTCAGGTAAGTATTGCAGGTGTGTTAATACTTGTTGTATTTTTAGCATCACTAATATTAGTTTCTGTAACCTAAGGGGCTAAAAGGAAACATGGACTGCTTAATGTAAGGTGAGAAAGGTAGAGCCCAAATACACACCTGCTGCCTGACTTGCttaaaatgaatagaaaagaattacaaagaaatgtattgtgctacttttttttttatgactatTAACAAAGAAATTATCTGAATCTAAAATCAACTGATAAGCTGATAAGTATCCACCAGAGCAAAGTGTGCTACAGGTTACAGTGTCCTATGACTGACTCTCAGCTCGGTGGGTCAGGTTTAGGTTAAATTCAACTGTAGAATGAAAAGAGCGATATAAACCGAACAGGCCTGAAAGCAATGCATGTAAACATCTCACCAGGTTTGGCTTATAATTAGAGTAATGTCTTACTCTAATTATGGACCATAATTTGATTGTTCTGCATGTAAATATAGCCGCTGATAAATTAGGTtctcttttctgcttttataCAGTAGAACAAGCCTCAATCTGGCTAGTGTAGCTCTGTCAGTTAATTCATCATTGAGTCTTAATGAGGACAGTTACcttgaattgtgtgtgtgtaatgttttatCTCACTGACtggattgtttgttttaaactgGTGACTCTTTGTTTCCTCCAGTGACTGTGCTCAGCTTGACTTGACTATCTTTACTATCTGTTATTGACAGTACACTTCACCGATAAGATCTTCACAGTGAGGACAAACTATCAAAATATCTTTTAGAAACTTTCAATCCACGACTGTAACATCATCCAATTCTTCTCTGCAGCgttgtttgtgtttaaataaGAGGTAACGAGTGGATTGACAGATTAATAgtcaactattttgattattaaatgaataatttcagcctttttttttaatttttagagCAAAAAATGTTCATCCATTGTGgtgatttgctgcttttgtctgttttttacatcatttttactgttggtaaaaaaaacaacctattATTAAAGATGTTATGAGACCCTAACCGTAACCCTACATTAAACAGTTAAtttgtaattaaaataattgttaattgCGTCTCTAAAATCTTCAAATAACACACACTTCTATTGTGATTAAACATGCTTTCAAAACATTTTGAGTGACTTTAATTAGAGCTAAATATATCCGACCATTAATGCTGcatgagagggagggagagggggggattATTAGATCctattaaaacatttgaatggaTTATCTCTTTAATTGGACAATGATGTTGACAGTCTTATATTTGCTACATTACATCTGGAAAGtgaaaaatatcttttaaattgGTTGAGAGGTTGTAGAAATAACCAATTAAAGAAAAGGAAGCCATGACAGTCGAGCTTTAGTCTTCAACTTTCAGTGTGAATCAAATGTACCAATTTAAGATCACCTTATTACACGAAGAAGATATTCATGTTTAATTTGCTCAAGttctcatctttttaaatatatgaaaattaGAATTTGAACATCAGTACTGTGTCGTCGTCCTCAAACGTAAGACTGAGTTTATTATTGGatgtaaagtgttttttgtttttttttgtctttctctgcaGTCAGATGCCTTTGCTCcagtgtttttaccattgtTCATCTTTTATTCACAGTCATGCTCCAGCCCTTCGACTACGACCCCAATGAGAAAAGTAAACATAAATTCATGGTGCAGACAATTTTTGCTCCGGCAATTGTTTCTGACATGGATTCATTGGtgagtgatttttctttttgtttcaaataTAATAGCcctttttgacttttcacaaatatgtacaaaaacacaCGTATCACCCACTTGTTGTTTCTTTTAGTAGTTATGTTACTAATtgaaaatctgttttaatgGTACAAGTGTAAATTTGGTCATCTGCAGTAGTTGAATAATcttcatcctgtttttttttaactctgggATGAGGCAATAAGGAAACACATGAACCAAACTGAGATGAGGTCTCCAGTCGTCCaccagagagcagcagaggctcagtcagtcagcctgTAGTCCTGTTCATGAACTGGCTTGTCTTGAATGAGAggttaaaaaccaggaagtgtaGTAGAACAAAGGTCTGACTCCAGTCAAGTAAACTGGGATCGAACAAGGTTACAAATATACCAGATGCATTTGTTCCAGTGCAGCTGAACCTCAGTGTAATTCACTGTATTGTGTTTCACTTAAAGCAGTTGTTTGTGGTTACCGCCAGCTCTGTCATTGAATATGTACAATTACAAAACAAATGCTTCAAAGTTTGGGAGTTTGAAACTTGTTGTGCTAAAAATACAgacttaaaataaatagaagaaATTGCACATGATGGATGTGTTGGAGgggtttttctcttttttagctgcacatgtttttatgtaatgtCCAGGAATTTCAAGGCTGTATTGCATATGACTTGTATGAAATAGGTTGGTGTGTGTGGATAGAGTCCAGCTGCTAGCAGTTTAGCTTGATGAATAACATGCCCATTTTTCATCTCCACCAGTGGAAAGATGCAAAACCCGATGATCTCATGGATTCCAAGCTGAGATGTGTCTTCGAGCTGCCTTCTGAAAACGATAAAGTGGTAAGAGGCGCTGCTGCACATTAAAAACAGCTTATTTCCATATCATTTTAATCACAACCTGACATAGCGTTTTGCCGATAAacaacttcttttttctttttcttcttttttttttttttttttttttgctgaaaatttCCAGAACACCGTAGCTCtccataaaaagaaaaataaactgccATAATGTCAACTTTGCAGAAAATGAATTACCAATGGAAAAACTggctgaagaaaagaaaaagttcaaaaaACAACCATAGCTACCTCCAGTTTTTCTTAATCCCTTTGCTTACTTTATGCCGTGTTAAATGACCGTAATTCTAATAGATAAAAACAAAGATGTGGACATATTAAAACTCATCAGACAGCTCCAGTATGCTTCGCTGTTACATTACACAGAGCTGCTGATGAAGTACAGATTATTACAAAATCAACAAGCAACACTGACAATTTCGACCATAGTTAAACTCAGTCATACTTTATGTATGAATTAGATACATGGTTTCTTTGCATGCATCTGATTGTTGCGGAGCACTGCGTTTCACATTTTAGCGGCTCACATCGTCTGTGCCGCCTACGTCGAGCTCAAGCTCCTCGACGTGAATAGCAAGTGCAGCTACTGTGAAACTTTTCAAGGTGAGCAAAGAACTAGAAAGATATAAGTACAGAGTAAACAGTCTGAATGATGTGGCTGTTAAGTAGGTTGTTGTTCCAACCACTTCTTACTGTGGTACATACCAGTGTTACTATTGTTACAGTAGCTAAAACCAGTTTGCAGTTTATACTATATGCAAGTTTTAAACGTCATCTCAGCAGGACATTGCAGTTCAGGTTAAAATGGCACCACCCTGCCAGAGTTGACCTGCATTAAACAGCTACAGTATTATGTGTGAACTGCTGAGTCAGCACTGtatcttctctcctttttgGCATGTGTAGCATGCATGTAATGTTCAACATGGTAAGTATGCAACTTTGTAGGAGTAAGATGATGAATGTTTGAGGGCAGCATTTTTTGTACTTTGGTAAGAAGAGCTTGATAACAAACTTGAATACTTCTCAGTACAAATAAGATTTAAATTTGtctaaatcaaatcaaaactgTACTCAAAACTGCAAAGCACCTGGCTGCCATAAAGTCTGAAAAACAGGTTGTACTGGAATGACATCAGATATCTGATAAGTCCAATTATGTTTACATGTTTGATCAGATAATTCTTGGTTTTATCACCAGTAACATTTTGTCACTATTAGGTGTAAGTTCTTTCAGGTTCACTCATCTTATTAGGCAACGATAAACATTTGAGAtgatttaaaagtaaataacGTGTAGTAAAACTTGTTATATCTCTCAGAGTAACGTACCAAGAgaagtgttgttttgtgttgcaACAGAAAATCATGTGCTGTATTGGTACGATTCACAGAAAGAGACCCAGCCCTgtgtttaaacagtttaaatCAATAAGTGTAGATGACGTAAGTCGAGGTGTCTGTGAACAGAGGTGCTCACTGTATTTAGTGACACACCTGCTGACTGTCAGTGGGGAATGTGGTGGCCTCACTTATGATCTCATATATTCATGAGTAGACATCTGATGTTTGTTGTAGCTGGAATTTACATGTAAGATGGTCActtatggtttatttaatatgaaGACATCAAATGATGATGGAAAATCTAATCCAGACATATTAAAGGTTTCAACATCATGATTGTTACCTCATATTGTCCACCCCTTTATCATAGCATATCATTTAGTCCACACCTCACCTGGGCCTCAATAAGCCTTGGATTGCTGCACAGGGATTATAACATCACATCCTGCTTATTGATTGTCACACATGAGTTACAGTTCAGTAATTATATTTCCATAACGCAAGCCTCCATTTCCTCATCCCGTCATGTTGTCTTTCCCACAAAACAAAGCCACATCAAACAAACTTTTGGAGAGGATGCATTTCCTCCCTGGTCTCTTTGATCTGACACTATGAGCCTCTGGGCCCTGAACAAGGCTGCCTTTCTCTGGCACTGCCTTGCATCTAGAGGTTAACCTCCCTGCTGCTGGCCCAGGGCGTGCTGAGTTtcacttctctccctctccctgtcgGGCAGAATGACGTGGAGGCGACCAAAGCGGCCCCCGTGATGAACTCTGCGAAGGCCGACTCATCAGCAGCCTCAATGCCTGTCACTGCCTCGATGGATGATTcagagatgaagaagatgatggaGAAGTGCAAGAGGCTGCAAGTTGAGATGAACAAGCTGGCCGACGAGAACCGGCAATTAAAGGTTAGACATGTTGACAAATGATGGTTgtaacatgatttattttcattttacattgaATGAATGAACCCAAAATACTTACACTGTGTTATACTATATTAAGTACACAACCTGCATTTTAATTGATCTCAGCAGGTAAATTTGATATGCATTAATAAACATGGTACATATGTGGCGTTTACAAGTTTTCTTTCATGATAAGAATATCTTTACTTTTATTGTTATCGGTCAGTGGAGAAGCTTTTAAGCATTAGTGCTAGTTTGTAGTAGTTATCGCTGTTGGTCACATGACTCATGTAGCCGTCTATCAAGATAAAGTGCCGTACTACATGGAGTCATTTTCACTTTGTATTCAGACCGATTTCATCCTTGTATGAAAAAACCCAGCACCCTCCTTCATGTGGAGGCATTGAAAGCAGAAAGCTCTGGCAAAAAAGACGAGTCAGGCTCAAGTTTTGCTGCAGTGTGACCTGATGTCATCTAGTGAGGCACTGTGTTGGACAGTCTGCGTtggcacatgcaaacacacattcctGGAGGGATTACTTTGTAACGTGATCTGAGTATTTTTACTGTTAATCTCGCAGTCATTgcaatgaaatataaaacagtTGAAGCTGACTGAGTTTTATAAACTTCTTTGCAACATTTTGTCATCCAAGTCTTCACATGCGTGAAGCAGGACTTCCTGGATCATACCTCATGTACTTCATGTACCAACATGTACTCTGGTGTTACATGAAGCAGGTCACATGCTAATACCAGGTGTAAAAAGTGTCTACATGTGCCCTCATTGACTTTATAGTTTCGGTTAATAAAATCAACTGAGGTCAAATGAACTTTGATCTAATGAATgcttgtaaatgtcttttttgctCTGCTCTGAAACGACATGTCCTTcattcatcttcctcttttacAGGATGACGGTATTAGAATGAGAAAGGTACCCCGCCAAGACCACATGACATCAAACTCAACCAGCCTCCTCGGCCGAGAAGCCGGCACTCCCTCCctgccctccctccttgtcGTCATAGCAGCCATCTTCATCGGATTCTTCCTAGGGAAGTTCATCTTGTAGACTGGGAGATGCATGCCAGCCGTATCCCCCGCCCCGGCTCCGGAATCAAAAGGCCTGGAAAAACCGAGAAGTCTTTCTGTTGACTTTGCCATATCATTGGTAGTGTGGCCTACAGTGAACACATCTGTACAGCATCATTCGAAGGCGTCGCCTTTTTACAATCTCACACGGTTAGTACACAGAGAGTTGAGAAAGAAAGGCGACAGAAAAAAGCGATTGCTCccttttttggttttctgtttttgatGGCTGGATTATACAGGTAATGTGGCGGGACAATGAAAGTTGTATTCTATCAGTCAACATGGAAGATGCACCTAGAGTGAACCATGGGCAAGAGGCAGTCAaaagattagatttttttctctctctctgttgtttttaataGGAATTGAATGGAATGTTAGGTGTCttgtaaatgttgttttaaaatccttttaaacaaaaaaaggaacaaacttCCATCAAAAGACCTTGCTACCTGTTGCTGGATTGCCTCTGAAGTAAATTTGTTCAGTTTGTAATTTCTACTTCTTGTCTTGGAATGTTCAGGTCCAGCTGGGGATAAAGGTGCCTCCTTCTTGTACATTTCTGTCCTTTTCCTGACAACACCAATGCagactttatattattattattattattattattattaatattattattattattatattacaaatCGTATATTCCTTCTGAGGCAAATATTGACTGAAATAAGGTCTCCATTCTTAAAATCCTGTCCCATGGTATTAAGCGTTGacgaaataaaaatgaaaaaatgtggtTTTGATACCCGTCTTTTCCTGTGTCTCTCTTGAATGATACACCCTCAAATATTCATCAGTTTGTGCCATTAAAATGAGCGTTCTGCTTTTGCGTGCCAAGGTTTCCGTCAGTGTCTGCGCCAACATTTTGGATTGGATGCATTTTTCATTGAAGTCTTGACCAAGATCTCAGTACAAGGACAAAGTAGAATATATGAGCTAACCATGTGCTTTAAATACACTTGACATTTCAGTTAAtattattgtttggttttgagttttttttttttttttttttgttgccaagAGTAAAAAAAACTCAGCTTGACTTCAGCTCCGTTATGAGCTTGAAATGATTTCATCCTCTAAACGTTTCACGCTAacagttatagttatagttatagctattttgtgttttatttcatttggagtataagaaaaactgcaaaaatgaGAGCGGTTTTTACATTAGAAGTGAAAGATTAGATGTAATTGCTTTCACTTTTTGCATTCAGTCAAAAATGAAGGGGAATTATTTGACATTGTAATGAGTCGGTCTTACTCAAACAGGCTGTCACTTAGTATTTAGGAGATTGTTACCACAAAGTAAATTTGGTACATTCAGTATGAGAAAATCTACAGTGGTCATTTGTCCTTTAAAAGTTATTCATTTCTGCTTGATGGATAAAGTACAGAACTTTCTTTACAAGATGCTtattttccccccaaaaaagcaaAACCtgcaattattttattaaagtgtAAAGGAATATGATTCATACTGACTCCTGGAGGACAGGGTTAGTGTGGGAAAAGAcatgggatgtttttttttttaaagagttgttATATGTTAAACAGGctgtatcttaaaaaaaaaaaagaatattggCAGATTTTTACCATGGGTTTATGGGTATTGGCATAGATGTTGGTAGGTCATTCTCTACTACAGTTCCTCCTTACCTAAGATTTGTTAGAGTATTTAGAAATGGTGTCTGTATTTGTTCCCCACAGAGCATCAACAAGTTCATTTTTCAGCTGTAAAATATCTCATTCAGTGAATATATTTGTCACAAGTTTAATCACCAAATTTAAGAGAAACTTCTTTATGTTAATTAGATATATAGTATTA is a genomic window containing:
- the vapal gene encoding VAMP (vesicle-associated membrane protein)-associated protein A, like, which produces MSKLDQILILDPPSDLKFKGPFTDVVTTSLRLKNPSDRKVCFKVKTTAPRRYCVRPNSGVIDPGATVGISVMLQPFDYDPNEKSKHKFMVQTIFAPAIVSDMDSLWKDAKPDDLMDSKLRCVFELPSENDKVNDVEATKAAPVMNSAKADSSAASMPVTASMDDSEMKKMMEKCKRLQVEMNKLADENRQLKDDGIRMRKVPRQDHMTSNSTSLLGREAGTPSLPSLLVVIAAIFIGFFLGKFIL